A part of Microbacterium terregens genomic DNA contains:
- a CDS encoding sugar-transfer associated ATP-grasp domain-containing protein yields the protein MPPQGLGLAPRLRYLAGRARRIDVGSVLDRAKEASALHGKWTPAIVVDMLWQAGLRNVGFQDYIDYDFAILNRAERATYMTHPVSNQLSQKYDDPAFRHIFQDKVEFDRVFSEHLHREWMVVDDDNADDVRAFAERLGTIVTKEPVGQAGTGVHRYHAADIEDWDAFHRGLLTRGELLIEEVILQHSALAAVCPGTVNTTRITAFFDGEKTHILAIAQKFGRGAVSDQMTFGGFYTMLDDEGRAIGPGYDSHGHVHVTHPDSGFVIDQFQLPMMQEVRAFVDRVARVVPQVQYVGWDIVVTPEGPVLVEGNWGAGVYENKPSVTGIRTGHKARYRAAIGF from the coding sequence ATGCCACCTCAAGGCCTCGGCCTCGCGCCCCGCCTCCGCTATCTCGCCGGTCGAGCACGCCGCATCGACGTCGGTTCCGTCCTGGACCGGGCGAAGGAGGCGTCCGCCCTGCACGGCAAGTGGACCCCCGCGATCGTGGTCGACATGCTCTGGCAGGCGGGACTGCGCAACGTCGGCTTCCAGGACTACATCGACTACGACTTTGCGATCCTGAACCGCGCGGAGCGGGCGACGTACATGACGCACCCCGTGTCGAACCAGCTCTCGCAGAAGTACGACGATCCCGCATTCCGGCACATCTTCCAGGACAAGGTCGAGTTCGACCGGGTCTTCAGCGAGCACCTGCACCGCGAGTGGATGGTCGTCGACGACGACAATGCCGACGACGTCCGCGCCTTCGCCGAGCGTCTAGGAACGATCGTGACGAAGGAGCCGGTCGGCCAAGCGGGCACGGGCGTGCATCGATACCACGCCGCCGATATCGAGGATTGGGACGCGTTCCACCGCGGACTGCTCACGCGCGGCGAGCTGCTCATCGAAGAGGTGATCCTGCAGCACTCCGCCCTGGCGGCGGTGTGCCCAGGCACCGTCAACACCACCCGGATCACCGCATTCTTCGACGGGGAGAAGACGCACATCCTGGCCATCGCGCAGAAGTTCGGGCGCGGCGCGGTGAGCGATCAGATGACCTTCGGCGGCTTCTACACGATGCTCGACGACGAGGGCCGCGCGATCGGGCCGGGCTACGACTCCCACGGCCACGTGCACGTGACCCATCCCGACTCGGGGTTCGTCATCGACCAGTTCCAGCTCCCCATGATGCAAGAGGTGCGCGCGTTCGTCGATCGCGTGGCGCGGGTGGTACCTCAGGTGCAGTACGTCGGCTGGGACATCGTGGTCACGCCCGAGGGGCCCGTACTCGTCGAGGGCAACTGGGGTGCCGGCGTCTACGAGAACAAGCCGAGCGTCACCGGCATCCGCACCGGCCACAAGGCCCGCTATCGCGCGGCGATCGGGTTCTGA
- a CDS encoding coenzyme F420-0:L-glutamate ligase, with protein MAEANDGKALTVELDGTSYSRIPIRTRVVMPGDDLDAFIREYATNVVEPGDLFFVTEKIVAITQGRSYPLEEIHPRRLALFLSKYVTRTPYGIGLGMPETMEMALRECGTPRILVAAAVSAITKAFGRKGDFYRIAGDKARAIDGPTGGTIPPYNRAVVLGPDRPREVAQHVKALLGGIAEVAVVDINDLGGNILGSTLDKAGDKRLLAILKDNPLGQGHQSTPLGIVREGQNPIAAR; from the coding sequence ATGGCCGAAGCCAACGACGGCAAGGCGCTGACGGTCGAGCTCGACGGGACCTCGTATTCGCGGATTCCCATCCGAACGCGCGTGGTGATGCCCGGAGACGACCTGGACGCGTTCATCCGCGAATACGCGACGAACGTCGTGGAGCCCGGCGATCTCTTCTTCGTGACCGAGAAGATCGTGGCAATCACCCAGGGACGCTCCTACCCGCTCGAGGAGATTCATCCTCGGCGGCTCGCGCTGTTCCTGTCGAAGTATGTGACGCGGACTCCGTATGGGATCGGGCTCGGCATGCCCGAGACGATGGAGATGGCCCTGCGCGAGTGCGGGACGCCCCGCATCCTCGTCGCCGCCGCGGTGTCAGCGATCACCAAGGCGTTCGGCCGCAAGGGCGATTTCTACCGCATCGCGGGCGATAAGGCCCGCGCGATCGACGGACCCACTGGGGGCACGATCCCGCCCTACAACCGGGCCGTCGTGCTGGGCCCGGACCGTCCGCGCGAGGTCGCGCAGCATGTCAAGGCGCTGCTGGGCGGCATCGCCGAGGTCGCGGTGGTCGACATCAACGACCTCGGCGGCAACATCCTCGGCTCCACGCTGGACAAGGCGGGCGACAAGCGCCTGCTTGCCATCCTGAAGGACAATCCGCTGGGTCAGGGTCATCAGTCGACGCCTCTGGGCATCGTTCGCGAGGGTCAGAACCCGATCGCCGCGCGATAG
- a CDS encoding RNA polymerase sigma factor, which translates to MTSGTKTTTRASSAKDAAAVAPADESTTTTTKKAATKPAAAKTTAAKTAAAKSTAAKTAAKAPAKTAAKAAPKATAKSRASKVTDDVAAAELPDDVEIDDVEIEDDAVLDDTVEAVVKPRAAARGKAKAAAVVEPEADTAEAEEEDEDEETTKPAFTEPLPTGAIVISSSDDEDVPVYSTMITGATADPVKDYLKQIGKVPLLNAAEEVELAMRIEAGLFAEEKLSHMTAAEKSNQVGLDLQWVARDGQRAKSHLLGANLRLVVSLAKRYTGRGMQFLDLIQEGNLGLIRAVEKFDYTKGFKFSTYATWWIRQAITRAMADQARTIRIPVHMVEVINKLARVQRQMLQDLGREPTPEELSRELDMTPEKVIEVQKYGREPISLHTPLGEDGDSEFGDLIEDTEAGVPADAVGFTMLQRQLESLLDSLSEREAGVIRMRFGLGDGQPKTLDQIGDTFGVTRERIRQIESKTMAKLRHPSRSQSLRDYLE; encoded by the coding sequence GTGACCTCAGGCACGAAGACCACAACACGCGCTAGCAGCGCGAAGGATGCCGCGGCGGTCGCTCCCGCGGACGAGTCCACCACGACGACCACGAAGAAGGCGGCGACGAAGCCGGCCGCCGCCAAGACGACCGCCGCCAAGACGGCGGCTGCGAAGTCCACCGCCGCCAAGACTGCGGCCAAGGCGCCGGCGAAGACCGCCGCCAAGGCTGCACCGAAGGCGACGGCCAAGTCCCGCGCATCGAAGGTGACCGACGACGTCGCCGCCGCCGAGCTTCCCGACGACGTGGAGATCGACGACGTAGAGATCGAAGACGACGCCGTCCTGGACGACACCGTCGAGGCGGTCGTGAAGCCTCGCGCCGCGGCCCGTGGCAAGGCGAAAGCCGCTGCCGTCGTCGAGCCCGAAGCCGACACAGCCGAGGCCGAAGAGGAAGACGAAGACGAAGAGACCACGAAGCCGGCCTTCACGGAGCCGCTGCCCACGGGTGCCATCGTCATCTCCTCGTCGGACGACGAGGACGTCCCGGTCTACTCGACGATGATCACGGGAGCCACGGCGGACCCGGTCAAGGACTACCTGAAGCAGATCGGCAAGGTCCCGCTGTTGAACGCGGCCGAAGAGGTCGAGCTCGCAATGCGGATCGAGGCGGGTCTGTTCGCCGAGGAGAAGCTGTCGCACATGACGGCTGCGGAGAAGTCCAACCAGGTCGGGCTCGACCTGCAGTGGGTCGCCCGCGATGGTCAGCGCGCGAAGTCGCACCTGCTGGGCGCGAACCTTCGCCTGGTGGTCTCACTCGCCAAGCGCTACACCGGCCGCGGCATGCAGTTCCTGGATCTCATTCAGGAGGGCAACCTCGGTCTGATCCGCGCGGTGGAGAAGTTCGACTACACCAAGGGCTTCAAGTTCTCGACGTATGCCACGTGGTGGATCCGGCAGGCGATCACTCGCGCCATGGCCGACCAGGCCCGTACGATCCGCATCCCGGTCCACATGGTCGAGGTCATCAACAAGCTGGCCCGCGTGCAGCGCCAGATGCTGCAGGATCTGGGCCGCGAGCCCACGCCCGAAGAGCTCAGCCGTGAACTGGATATGACCCCCGAGAAGGTCATCGAAGTGCAGAAGTACGGTCGCGAGCCGATCTCGCTGCACACCCCCCTCGGCGAGGACGGCGACAGCGAGTTCGGTGACCTCATCGAGGACACCGAGGCCGGGGTTCCGGCCGACGCAGTGGGCTTCACGATGCTGCAGCGCCAGCTCGAGTCGCTGCTGGACTCGCTCTCCGAGCGCGAGGCCGGTGTCATCCGGATGCGCTTCGGACTCGGCGACGGCCAGCCCAAGACACTCGACCAGATCGGCGACACGTTCGGCGTCACGCGCGAGCGGATCCGCCAGATCGAGTCGAAGACGATGGCCAAGCTGCGTCACCCGTCGCGTTCGCAGTCCCTGCGGGACTATCTCGAGTGA
- a CDS encoding PAC2 family protein yields the protein MAQSAPLYERVASAPPIPRGLPLVIALTGFTDAGSAVSRMVDYFRDDLEPTPLAVFSNDVLLDYRARRPLISFDQDHLTDYRPPRLELSFAHDSLGQPFLTLAGYEPDFAWDAFTDAVLDFAAAYDVKTITWVHAIPMPVPHTRPIGTTVSGTRGELTEAHSVWQPHTQVPATAGHLLEYRFAEAGALVAGFVLLVPHYLGDTEYPAAALAGLDSLTVATGLIFAGDDLREENREYLAKVDQQVAGSDELSRMVQGLEERYDAYMAGSTLGSPMIHTGDLPSADELAAELERFLATRPTGDDEKRGA from the coding sequence ATGGCTCAATCCGCTCCGCTCTATGAGCGCGTGGCATCCGCTCCGCCGATTCCACGAGGGCTTCCCCTCGTGATCGCGCTCACGGGTTTCACCGACGCCGGCAGCGCAGTCAGCCGCATGGTCGATTACTTCCGCGATGATCTGGAGCCCACGCCTCTGGCCGTCTTCTCCAACGACGTGCTCCTGGACTACCGGGCGCGACGCCCGCTCATCTCCTTCGACCAGGACCATCTCACCGACTACCGTCCGCCCCGACTGGAACTCTCCTTCGCGCATGACTCGCTCGGCCAGCCTTTCCTGACGCTGGCCGGCTACGAACCGGACTTCGCGTGGGACGCGTTCACCGACGCCGTGCTGGACTTCGCTGCCGCCTATGACGTGAAGACCATCACCTGGGTGCACGCGATACCCATGCCGGTTCCGCACACCCGCCCGATCGGCACGACGGTCAGCGGCACCCGCGGCGAACTCACCGAGGCGCACTCGGTTTGGCAGCCGCACACTCAGGTGCCGGCGACGGCGGGACACCTGCTGGAATATCGTTTCGCCGAGGCGGGTGCGCTGGTGGCCGGCTTCGTCCTGCTCGTGCCCCATTACCTGGGGGACACCGAGTACCCCGCCGCCGCTCTTGCCGGGCTGGACAGCCTCACCGTGGCGACAGGACTGATCTTCGCCGGGGACGACCTGCGGGAGGAGAACAGGGAGTACCTGGCCAAAGTCGACCAACAGGTTGCGGGCAGCGATGAGCTGTCGCGCATGGTGCAGGGACTCGAGGAGCGCTACGACGCGTACATGGCGGGCTCGACGCTGGGGTCGCCGATGATCCATACGGGTGACCTGCCGAGCGCTGACGAGCTGGCGGCGGAGCTGGAGAGGTTCCTCGCGACCCGCCCCACGGGCGACGACGAGAAGCGCGGGGCCTGA
- a CDS encoding leucyl aminopeptidase encodes MSFPDLEFSTAPIRESDSDAILLALPSLDSDEAPGLDDWPGLAAALTAVGFTGAASSYQRVYAPESTSLPLSVVGIGAHADSAAVRDAVGTGIRTLTGFGTVSVGVLADDPDLWRAAAEGATLGGYRFAGYKTEAPKDRAARVVVHGSVKADEGELAAITAAADAVALVKDLVSIPAEWLGPADFAERAAAAVADLPVSVEVLDEAALRAGGYGGILGVGQGSDRPPRLVRLDYAPAGASRHVALVGKGITFDTGGLSLKPAASMVGMKYDMCGAATALSVLRAVATLGLPVRVTAWLCVADNMPSGRATRPGDVLRMLDGTTVEVLNTDAEGRVVLADGLVAASREHPDVIVDVATLTGAITTALGTRHTGVMGEDAAVAAYLSAAEQAGELAWSLPLPAHMVDELDSPIADLQNAKIGDPAGGSLFAGLFLRHFVGRVSEEADAPRIPWVHLDIAGVGMNKGSGYGFTDKGPTGATVRSLIRFVAGEETR; translated from the coding sequence ATGTCGTTTCCTGACCTCGAATTCAGCACCGCTCCGATCCGAGAGTCCGACTCGGACGCCATCCTGCTGGCATTGCCCTCGCTCGACTCCGACGAGGCCCCCGGTCTGGACGACTGGCCCGGGCTCGCAGCGGCGCTGACAGCGGTCGGCTTCACCGGTGCGGCATCCTCCTACCAGCGCGTCTACGCGCCCGAGAGCACGTCGCTTCCGCTCTCGGTGGTGGGAATCGGCGCCCATGCCGACTCCGCGGCGGTCAGGGATGCCGTGGGAACCGGCATCCGCACCCTCACCGGGTTCGGCACGGTCAGCGTCGGCGTGCTCGCGGATGATCCCGACCTGTGGCGTGCCGCAGCGGAGGGCGCCACGCTCGGGGGGTATCGCTTCGCGGGCTACAAGACCGAGGCTCCGAAGGATCGCGCGGCGCGGGTCGTCGTCCACGGCTCGGTGAAGGCGGACGAGGGCGAACTCGCCGCGATCACCGCCGCTGCCGATGCCGTGGCACTCGTGAAGGACCTCGTCTCCATCCCGGCGGAGTGGCTCGGACCCGCTGACTTCGCGGAGCGCGCCGCCGCCGCTGTCGCCGATCTGCCGGTCAGCGTCGAGGTCCTCGACGAGGCGGCCCTTCGCGCCGGCGGCTACGGGGGCATCCTCGGAGTCGGGCAGGGATCTGACCGACCGCCCCGCCTGGTGCGACTCGACTATGCACCGGCCGGCGCGTCACGGCATGTCGCCCTCGTCGGGAAAGGCATCACGTTCGACACCGGCGGCCTGTCGCTCAAGCCGGCCGCGTCGATGGTGGGCATGAAATATGACATGTGCGGGGCGGCCACGGCGTTGAGCGTGCTCCGGGCCGTCGCCACTCTCGGACTGCCGGTGCGCGTCACGGCGTGGCTGTGCGTCGCCGACAACATGCCTTCCGGCCGCGCAACCCGCCCGGGCGATGTGCTGCGCATGCTGGATGGCACAACGGTCGAGGTGCTCAACACCGACGCGGAGGGCCGTGTCGTCCTCGCGGATGGCCTCGTGGCCGCCAGTCGGGAGCACCCGGACGTCATCGTCGACGTCGCCACGCTCACCGGCGCGATCACGACCGCCCTCGGCACGCGGCACACGGGTGTGATGGGTGAGGATGCCGCGGTCGCCGCCTACCTGTCCGCGGCGGAGCAGGCCGGGGAACTGGCATGGTCGCTCCCGCTCCCGGCGCACATGGTCGACGAGCTGGACTCCCCCATCGCGGATCTGCAGAACGCGAAGATCGGAGATCCGGCCGGCGGGTCGCTGTTCGCCGGTCTGTTCCTCAGGCACTTCGTCGGCCGCGTCTCGGAAGAGGCGGATGCGCCGCGCATCCCCTGGGTGCATCTGGACATCGCCGGTGTCGGGATGAACAAGGGGTCGGGTTACGGGTTCACCGACAAGGGACCGACCGGGGCGACCGTGCGGTCCTTGATCCGCTTCGTCGCCGGTGAGGAGACGCGATGA
- the lpdA gene encoding dihydrolipoyl dehydrogenase → MTEHHFDLVVLGGGSGGYAAALRAAELGKSVALVEKDKVGGTCLHRGCIPTKALLHAAEVADLTRDAWSVGIRATLEGVDADGVRAYREGIVAKKYKGLEGLIKARGITVVAGAGVLESGPAVRVGDDLYRGTDVVLATGSYSRTLPGLEIGGRILTSEQALELPDIPQSVLILGGGVIGVEFASVWRSFGADVTIVEALDHLVPNEDVAMSKALERAFRKRGIASSLGVRFAGATQTDEAVTVTLENGTSFQADYLLVAVGRGPVTADLGYEESGIVLDRGFVTTDDRLRTGAAHVWAVGDIVPGLQLAHRGFQQGIFVAEEIAGLHPVLVPDTQIPKVTYSHPEVASVGLTEAQAVAANGADEVVAYEYNLAGNGKSEILGTAGLVKVVRRKDGPVIGVHLVGDRVGELIAEGQLAVGWEAHPEDIAPFIHAHPTQSEALGEAFLALSGKPLHTL, encoded by the coding sequence ATGACCGAGCACCACTTCGACCTCGTCGTACTCGGAGGAGGCAGCGGCGGTTATGCGGCGGCCCTTCGTGCCGCTGAGCTGGGCAAGTCCGTCGCCCTTGTCGAGAAGGACAAGGTGGGCGGGACCTGCCTGCACCGCGGCTGCATCCCCACGAAGGCTCTGCTTCACGCCGCAGAGGTGGCGGACCTGACCCGGGATGCCTGGAGCGTGGGCATCCGCGCGACACTGGAAGGCGTCGATGCCGACGGGGTGCGCGCGTACCGGGAAGGCATCGTCGCCAAGAAGTACAAGGGACTGGAAGGTCTCATCAAGGCCCGTGGGATCACCGTCGTGGCCGGTGCGGGCGTCCTCGAGTCCGGACCCGCCGTCCGCGTCGGAGACGACCTCTACCGAGGCACCGATGTGGTGCTCGCGACCGGATCCTACAGCCGCACGCTGCCGGGCCTGGAGATCGGCGGCCGCATCCTCACGAGCGAGCAGGCGCTGGAACTGCCCGACATCCCGCAGAGCGTCCTCATCCTCGGCGGCGGTGTCATCGGCGTCGAATTCGCCAGCGTGTGGCGCTCGTTCGGTGCCGACGTGACGATCGTCGAGGCGCTGGATCATCTCGTCCCGAACGAGGACGTCGCGATGAGCAAAGCGCTGGAGCGGGCGTTCCGCAAACGCGGGATCGCGTCGTCGCTGGGTGTGCGCTTCGCCGGTGCGACCCAGACTGATGAGGCCGTGACGGTGACGCTCGAGAACGGAACGTCGTTCCAGGCCGACTATCTCCTCGTCGCCGTGGGCCGAGGCCCGGTGACCGCCGATCTGGGCTACGAGGAGAGCGGGATCGTGCTCGACCGTGGCTTCGTCACGACGGATGACCGACTGCGCACCGGTGCGGCGCACGTGTGGGCGGTAGGCGACATCGTCCCCGGGCTGCAGCTCGCGCACCGCGGGTTCCAGCAGGGCATCTTCGTCGCCGAGGAGATCGCCGGGCTCCACCCCGTCCTGGTCCCCGACACGCAGATCCCCAAGGTCACCTACAGCCACCCCGAGGTGGCCTCGGTCGGCCTGACCGAGGCTCAGGCCGTCGCGGCGAACGGGGCGGATGAGGTCGTCGCGTACGAGTACAACCTGGCCGGCAACGGCAAGAGCGAGATCCTCGGCACCGCCGGGCTCGTGAAGGTCGTCCGTCGCAAGGATGGGCCCGTGATCGGCGTCCACCTGGTCGGGGACCGGGTCGGCGAGCTGATCGCAGAAGGACAGCTCGCCGTGGGCTGGGAGGCTCACCCCGAAGACATCGCACCGTTCATCCACGCGCACCCGACGCAGAGCGAGGCGCTCGGCGAGGCGTTCCTCGCCCTGTCCGGCAAACCGCTGCACACCCTCTGA
- the sucB gene encoding 2-oxoglutarate dehydrogenase, E2 component, dihydrolipoamide succinyltransferase, whose amino-acid sequence MSTSVVLPALGESVTEGTVTRWLKNVGDTVEADEGLLEISTDKVDTEIPSPVSGVIEEILVQEDETVEVGAILAKIGEPGSAPATDDTPSAAEQSAAPEPAAAPEAPSSEAQTPAPADAPEAPPVDAAPASEAPAAAPAAGGKDVVLPELGESVTEGTVTRWLKSVGDTVAVDEALLEISTDKVDTEIPSPYAGVLQEILVQEDETVAVGSPLARIGDSAAAPAPAAAPAPAPAAEAPAPAAAPAAAAPAPAPAPAAPAPAAAPPAAAPAPAPAAPAPAAAPPAAAPAASAPAAADATDVTAYVTPLVRRLAQQQGVDLSTVSGTGVGGRIRKEDVLKAAESAATPATPAPAAAAPAAIEISPLRGTTQPMSRLRKVLAERAVASMQATAQLTTVVEVDVTKLASLRDAVKGDFLTKTGDKLSFLPFFALAAAEALQSNPVVNATVDGDQIVYPPSENLSIAVDTERGLLTPVLRDAASKNIAQIAHEIADLAARTRGNKLKPDELAGGTFTLTNTGSRGALFDTPVVFLPQSAILGTGVVVKRPGLVSVDGKDAIAIRSYVYLALSYDHRIVDGADAARFLAAVKTRLQDAAFEGQLGI is encoded by the coding sequence ATGAGCACTTCCGTGGTCCTCCCCGCGCTCGGAGAGAGCGTCACCGAGGGAACGGTCACCCGCTGGCTCAAGAACGTCGGCGACACCGTCGAGGCGGACGAGGGACTGCTGGAGATCTCGACCGACAAGGTCGACACCGAGATCCCCTCGCCGGTGAGCGGTGTGATCGAGGAGATCCTGGTGCAGGAGGACGAGACCGTCGAGGTCGGCGCCATCCTGGCGAAGATCGGCGAGCCGGGGTCCGCGCCTGCGACGGACGACACCCCGTCGGCTGCCGAGCAGTCGGCCGCACCTGAGCCCGCTGCCGCACCCGAGGCTCCTTCGAGCGAGGCCCAGACGCCGGCTCCCGCTGACGCCCCTGAAGCTCCGCCCGTGGATGCTGCGCCGGCATCGGAGGCACCGGCCGCCGCGCCCGCAGCAGGCGGCAAGGACGTCGTGCTCCCCGAGCTCGGCGAGAGCGTGACCGAAGGTACCGTGACGCGCTGGCTCAAGAGCGTCGGCGACACCGTCGCGGTGGACGAGGCCCTGCTGGAGATCTCGACGGACAAGGTCGACACAGAGATCCCCTCCCCGTACGCAGGAGTGCTCCAGGAGATCCTCGTGCAGGAAGACGAGACCGTCGCTGTCGGCTCGCCGCTCGCGCGTATCGGCGACAGCGCGGCGGCGCCCGCACCCGCGGCTGCTCCGGCTCCCGCGCCTGCAGCGGAGGCACCGGCTCCTGCTGCCGCCCCCGCGGCCGCTGCTCCCGCCCCGGCTCCGGCTCCCGCCGCTCCTGCGCCTGCGGCGGCTCCTCCTGCTGCAGCGCCCGCGCCCGCCCCGGCCGCTCCCGCGCCTGCGGCGGCTCCTCCTGCTGCAGCGCCCGCGGCATCCGCGCCGGCAGCCGCCGACGCCACAGACGTCACCGCCTATGTGACGCCCCTCGTGCGGCGCCTCGCGCAGCAGCAGGGCGTTGATCTGTCGACCGTCAGCGGCACCGGGGTGGGCGGACGCATCCGCAAGGAGGACGTGCTGAAGGCGGCGGAAAGCGCAGCCACCCCTGCGACGCCCGCACCGGCGGCCGCGGCACCCGCTGCGATCGAGATCTCGCCCCTCCGCGGGACGACTCAGCCGATGTCCCGTCTGCGCAAGGTGCTCGCCGAGCGTGCCGTGGCGTCGATGCAGGCCACCGCGCAGCTGACGACCGTCGTGGAAGTGGACGTCACCAAGCTCGCCTCCCTCCGGGACGCGGTCAAGGGTGACTTCCTGACCAAGACCGGCGACAAGCTGTCCTTCTTGCCGTTCTTCGCCTTGGCTGCGGCCGAAGCGCTCCAGTCGAACCCGGTCGTCAATGCGACCGTGGACGGCGACCAGATCGTCTATCCCCCATCCGAGAATCTCTCGATCGCCGTCGATACCGAGCGGGGCCTGCTGACCCCGGTGCTGCGGGACGCGGCATCCAAGAACATCGCCCAGATCGCGCACGAGATCGCCGACCTGGCCGCGCGCACGCGCGGCAACAAGCTCAAGCCCGACGAGCTGGCCGGCGGAACGTTCACGCTGACCAACACGGGCTCGCGCGGTGCGCTGTTCGACACCCCGGTGGTGTTCCTGCCGCAGTCGGCGATCCTCGGCACTGGAGTCGTGGTCAAGCGCCCGGGTCTGGTGTCCGTCGACGGCAAGGATGCGATCGCGATCCGCTCGTACGTGTACCTCGCGCTCTCCTACGATCACCGCATCGTCGATGGTGCGGATGCCGCTCGATTCCTGGCTGCCGTCAAGACACGACTGCAGGATGCCGCTTTCGAAGGCCAGCTGGGTATCTGA
- a CDS encoding DUF4191 family protein has product MAARSTAPEKRPGFFSQIRTLFTFTQKAYPWLPWLLAAILLVGIGVGVLVGFLLPPVAIWSVILWSVTGLMLGVLGSLMTMTRLSTNAMYKQIDGMPGAAGHVLSTSLGRKWQSSDMPVGVNPKTQEAVYRAVGRGGVVIVGEGARGRLTRLVNDERSKAQRVATGVPVHVFYVGHGDDEVPIAKLASTIKSLPTKIDRATMAAVIKRLSSVSQSLASLPIPKGIDPTKARAPRPR; this is encoded by the coding sequence ATGGCAGCACGCAGTACCGCGCCCGAGAAGCGGCCCGGATTCTTCTCTCAGATCCGCACTCTCTTCACGTTCACGCAGAAGGCGTACCCGTGGCTCCCCTGGCTTCTGGCGGCGATCCTCCTCGTCGGCATCGGCGTAGGTGTGCTCGTGGGGTTCCTGCTGCCTCCGGTCGCGATCTGGAGCGTGATCCTGTGGAGCGTGACGGGACTGATGCTCGGCGTCCTGGGCTCGCTGATGACGATGACACGGCTGTCCACCAACGCCATGTACAAGCAGATCGACGGGATGCCGGGTGCCGCCGGACACGTGCTGTCGACGTCGCTCGGACGCAAGTGGCAGTCCAGCGACATGCCCGTGGGCGTCAACCCGAAGACGCAGGAAGCCGTCTACCGCGCTGTCGGCCGTGGCGGGGTCGTCATCGTCGGCGAAGGAGCTCGCGGCCGGCTGACCCGACTCGTCAACGATGAGCGCTCCAAGGCTCAGCGCGTCGCCACCGGCGTGCCCGTTCACGTCTTCTACGTCGGCCATGGTGACGATGAGGTTCCGATCGCCAAACTCGCCTCGACGATCAAATCCCTGCCGACCAAGATCGACCGAGCCACGATGGCCGCGGTCATCAAGCGGCTCAGCTCGGTGTCGCAGTCGCTCGCATCGTTGCCGATCCCCAAGGGGATCGACCCCACCAAGGCCCGCGCTCCGCGCCCGCGCTGA
- a CDS encoding RDD family protein, with amino-acid sequence MTHEAQSYPGERLGRPPAGSGSIARLGRRVGALFIDYGAAYLISGFFGWDPLAILALFAAIQIVFIPTIQGSPGHRILGLRVVQVDGSWVGLWRPIIRTALLIVVIPAVIWDADQRGLHDKAAGTVLIRA; translated from the coding sequence GTGACCCACGAAGCGCAGAGTTATCCCGGCGAGCGGCTGGGCCGTCCGCCGGCCGGAAGCGGGTCGATCGCACGCCTTGGGCGGCGCGTCGGCGCGCTGTTCATCGACTACGGGGCCGCGTACCTGATCTCCGGCTTCTTCGGCTGGGACCCTCTTGCGATCCTCGCCCTCTTCGCCGCGATCCAGATCGTGTTCATCCCGACGATCCAGGGCAGCCCGGGGCACCGGATCCTCGGACTGCGTGTGGTCCAAGTGGACGGCTCCTGGGTGGGGCTCTGGCGTCCGATCATCCGGACCGCGCTTCTGATCGTGGTGATCCCCGCGGTCATCTGGGATGCCGATCAGCGGGGGTTGCACGACAAAGCTGCCGGCACCGTCCTCATCCGCGCGTAG